One part of the Torulaspora delbrueckii CBS 1146 chromosome 8, complete genome genome encodes these proteins:
- the TDEL0H01680 gene encoding dihydroorotate dehydrogenase 2 (ancestral locus Anc_7.276), with protein MFARNGFQLATKRFIFKGSPRRQTLKSNAAPRALLYATGLLGASAACFFLMDSRSAVHQYMFCPLIRLLTPDAEDGHKVGIWLMKWGLAPRLFFDKDPESLHVNVFGKTLTNPIACAAGLDKDGVAVDAILATGFGYAEVGSVTPEAQPGNPKPRFFRLPQDDAVINRYGFNSSGHNAVYENLAERVLKFVRSYASDKETIQNLSLNKGKLLAINLGKNKNGDTVKDYLKGVERFQSLADVLVINVSSPNTPGLRKLQDSSTLTNLLTQVVAKRDSLVNNGNALGQSAHKPPILVKVAPDLTKTELQSIVDSAKKSKVDGIIVCNTTIQRPKCLITQEKSTKDQVGGLSGKPLKPIALDALRTVAKYSKDSDLVLIGCGGISNGKDAIEFAKAGATFVQLYTAFAYAGPGLVAKIKDEVAEELKKEGKTWTEIIGQDNK; from the coding sequence ATGTTTGCTAGAAACGGGTTTCAACTGGCCACTAAAAGGTTTATCTTCAAGGGTAGCCCTCGTCGCCAAACTTTGAAGTCGAATGCTGCACCAAGAGCTTTACTATATGCTACCGGTTTACTGGGCGCCAGTGCGGCCTGTTTCTTTCTAATGGACTCAAGATCTGCTGTCCATCAATATATGTTCTGTCCATTGATCAGGTTGTTGACTCCCGATGCAGAAGACGGCCACAAGGTGGGTATCTGGCTGATGAAATGGGGATTGGCCCCCAGACTATTCTTTGACAAAGACCCCGAGTCTTTACATGTGAACGTCTTTGGAAAGACGCTAACCAACCCAATCGCTTGTGCTGCTGGCTTGGATAAAGATGGCGTGGCCGTTGATGCTATTTTGGCTACTGGATTCGGATACGCTGAGGTCGGTAGTGTTACACCAGAAGCACAACCAGGTAATCCTAAGCCAAGGTTCTTTAGGCTGCCACAGGATGATGCTGTAATTAACAGATATGGATTCAATTCGAGTGGGCACAACGCTGTGTATGAGAATCTGGCTGAACGTGTGCTTAAATTTGTGAGATCCTATGCTAGTGACAAGGAAACTATTCAGAacctttctttgaacaagGGCAAATTACTAGCTATAAATCTGGGTAAAAACAAGAACGGTGACACCGTGAAGGATTATTTGAAAGGTGTGGAAAGATTTCAATCTTTAGCCGATGTGCTGGTAATCAACGTCTCATCTCCTAACACACCTGGTTTGAGAAAGCTGCAGGATTCATCTACTTTGACTAATCTTTTAACTCAAGTGGTAGCCAAGAGAGATTCATTAGTGAATAATGGTAATGCCTTGGGCCAATCAGCTCATAAACCGCCTATCTTAGTAAAAGTGGCACCTGATTTGACGAAGACGGAGCTTCAATCCATCGTTGATTCtgccaagaaatccaaGGTTGACGGTATAATTGTCTGCAACACGACCATTCAAAGACCAAAATGTTTAATTACTCAAGAGAAAAGTACTAAAGATCAAGTTGGCGGTCTATCGGGTAAACCTTTGAAACCCATCGCTCTTGATGCTTTGAGGACAGTTGCCAAATATTCTAAAGATTCTGATTTAGTTTTAATCGGATGTGGTGGTATCTCAAATGGTAAAGATGCCATTGAGTTTGCCAAAGCAGGTGCCACCTTCGTTCAACTATATACCGCTTTTGCGTACGCTGGTCCTGGTTTGGTTGCtaagatcaaagatgaagtcgctgaagagttgaagaaagagggCAAAACATGGACAGAAATAATTGGCCAGGACAACAAATGA
- the TDEL0H01630 gene encoding zinc finger CCHC domain-containing protein (similar to Saccharomyces cerevisiae AIR1 (YIL079C) and AIR2 (YDL175C); ancestral locus Anc_7.281) yields the protein MSSMLSEVETMDTLPFVKDTTPSREKSQDNKIPAPSIEEVDTNPEGLRALRGQGRYFGVGADEDGGIREAEPKCNNCSQRGHFKRNCPHVICTYCGSMDDHYSQHCPKAITCSNCNDGGHYRSQCPQKWKRVFCTLCNSKKHSRDRCPSIWRVYLLKDDSKNLKEKVLPMHKLYCYNCGGKGHFGDDCTGRRSSRVPNDDGSAFSGDNLSTNLKKQYQKNLKKQRREEYSSSRYDDFDYNDYEFDDALYDDPQVSSKSKSKKRKRSNLNTPPYQSNKRGKVVQPVQRGNTLPPARDRTHPLDFPRSNQNSSYSSSNMEHSRYGRASSNRNSNQSSNQGNYKNYNSYKPFRSGTLKR from the coding sequence ATGTCATCGATGCTGTCCGAAGTGGAAACTATGGATACACTTCCTTTTGTGAAAGATACGACCCCGTCGCGTGAAAAATCGCAGGACAATAAGATACCAGCACCGTCGATTGAGGAAGTGGATACCAATCCGGAAGGTTTGAGAGCACTTCGAGGACAAGGACGTTACTTTGGTGTGGgagcagatgaagatggtggGATACGAGAGGCGGAACCTAAATGTAACAACTGTTCACAGAGAGGTCATTTTAAGCGGAATTGCCCACACGTAATATGTACCTATTGTGGATCTATGGATGATCATTACTCCCAACACTGTCCCAAGGCAATcacttgttcaaattgtaATGATGGTGGACATTACAGATCTCAATGTCCTCAAAAGTGGAAGCGTGTGTTCTGCACGCTGTGCAATAGTAAAAAACATTCTAGAGATAGATGCCCCAGCATATGGAGGGTTTATCTGTTGAAGGATGACTCGAAAAACCTGAAGGAGAAAGTTCTACCAATGCATAAGCTTTATTGCTATAACTGCGGTGGAAAGGGTCATTTTGGAGATGATTGTACAGGCAGGCGATCATCCAGAGTCcccaatgatgatggtaGTGCATTCTCTGGTGATAACCTTTCTACGAATCTGAAGAAACAGTATCAAAAGAATCTTAAAAAACAGAGAAGGGAGGAATACTCCTCTTCGAGATATGATGATTTCGATTATAATGATTACGAGTTCGATGACGCCCTATACGATGATCCACAGGTTTCCAGCAAATCCAAGTCTAAGAAACGGAAGCGTTCCAACCTTAATACACCTCCATATCAGAGCAATAAGAGAGGTAAAGTAGTACAACCGGTCCAGCGAGGCAACACTCTGCCGCCTGCAAGAGACCGGACGCATCCATTAGATTTTCCACgttcaaatcaaaactCTTCCTACTCGTCGAGCAACATGGAACACTCGCGGTATGGAAGAGCCTCGTCGAACCGGAACTCGAACCAAAGCTCAAACCAGGGCAATTACAAGAACTACAACTCCTACAAACCGTTTAGAAGTGGCACATTAAAAAGATGA
- the GET2 gene encoding GET complex subunit GET2 (similar to Saccharomyces cerevisiae GET2 (YER083C); ancestral locus Anc_7.277) has translation MSELSDAEKRRLLRERRQQKFNNGGATSRLNKITGQVPDSQLDNTSPLDSRPAPRAAASVSGTPTPPVSKGSAVGNEASTLEMDELIASISKPASPAVLPKKTKSPAAPEKSSSGSEANDPQFDLFKNLMNAQQPQDGSTPDLLSLFGSMNGEGANDLPNPFASEPVDQKMLDYHNYAVNLLKSWSILLKWLVLFPYIYLITRSSAEISLPLPRWMIEPSNFFSVFIAFEIIATSVYYQRLQSIEKNNKVNTLQNSSKIARLVSFIPAQGLPIPNLRGKILMALQYWDVLSMLITDICFVLIAMGLCSYL, from the coding sequence ATGAGTGAATTAAGTGATGCTGAAAAGCGTAGACTTTTGCGTGAAAGAAGGCAACAGAAGTTTAACAATGGTGGAGCTACTTCAAGGTTGAATAAAATTACAGGTCAAGTTCCCGATAGTCAATTAGACAATACATCACCTTTAGACTCCCGTCCAGCCCCTAGAGCTGCAGCTTCAGTCTCTGGGACCCCTACTCCACCGGTTTCGAAAGGATCGGCTGTCGGGAATGAAGCGAGTACACTTGAAATGGATGAGTTGATTGCCAGTATATCCAAACCTGCCTCTCCTGCAGTCCTTCCGAAGAAGACCAAGTCTCCAGCGGCCCCTGAGAAGTCATCAAGTGGAAGCGAAGCCAATGACCCAcaatttgatcttttcaagaatttaatGAATGCGCAACAACCACAGGATGGATCTACGCCAGATTTGTTATCCCTATTTGGCTCTATGAATGGTGAAGGTGCCAATGATCTTCCAAACCCGTTTGCGTCAGAACctgttgatcaaaaaatGTTAGATTACCACAACTATGCCGTTAACTTGCTCAAGTCATGGTCTATTCTGCTCAAGTGGCTTGTTCTTTTCCCCTACATCTATTTGATAACAAGATCTTCTGCAGAGATCAGCCTCCCACTGCCTCGCTGGATGATCGAGccttcaaatttcttctctgtcTTCATagcttttgaaatcatcgCCACTTCTGTTTATTACCAGAGGCTACAATCTATCGAAAAGAACAACAAAGTCaatactttgcaaaacaGCAGCAAGATTGCTAGGCTTGTATCCTTCATCCCAGCGCAAGGATTGCCTATTCCGAATCTGAGAGGTAAAATTCTCATGGCATTACAATACTGGGATGTGTTGTCCATGCTAATCACTGACATTTGCTTTGTTTTAATCGCTATGGGCCTTTGTAGTTACCTATAG
- the SNA4 gene encoding Sna4p (similar to Saccharomyces cerevisiae SNA4 (YDL123W); ancestral locus Anc_7.282), producing MCCCTVSDIILYVIAFFIPPVAVLLRAGFCSSDFLLNVLLTLLGVVPGMLHAFYFIAVTSPLRRDAEYAYFYQQGWVDHERQAPRRAENQQPSVQNVPDTQTPLLQGQPVSHVPHTGGKMEPSAPPPYAELP from the coding sequence ATGTGTTGTTGTACTGTGTCAGATATCATTCTCTATGTCATAGCCTTTTTCATTCCTCCTGTAGCGGTTCTGTTAAGAGCTGGCTTTTGCTCGTCGGACTTCCTATTGAATGTGTTACTAACGCTACTGGGGGTCGTACCAGGAATGTTACATGCCTTTTACTTTATTGCAGTTACCAGCCCACTCAGAAGAGATGCCGAATACGCCTATTTTTACCAACAAGGTTGGGTAGACCATGAGAGACAGGCCCCCAGAAGGGCTGAAAATCAGCAACCTAGCGTGCAGAATGTGCCAGACACTCAAACACCACTACTACAAGGTCAGCCTGTGTCCCATGTGCCGCATACTGGAGGCAAGATGGAACCATCAGCCCCACCACCATATGCTGAACTGCCTTAA
- the SEC28 gene encoding coatomer subunit epsilon (similar to Saccharomyces cerevisiae SEC28 (YIL076W); ancestral locus Anc_7.278) produces MNYFTVKQSYYTGDYKQTLQEVAKFNKVSDDQLTFYKNSASLALGQLASTGGSSPLERAFETYANFLQSRDITQLQESISKEASSPFELHVLASAEAVLGNFEDSLQTCVAGIDNDEQLGTPELLLLAVEVALLNGQASIASTMLDNYISANEDHISSEDELILNQAESYVKYATNKETTRSNFYYFEELAQTFPTWKTQLGLLNLHLQQGNIPEAEAVVDLLQSEYYTEGQKEVAKLYRPQFLASKITLSIARKDGKADELRAELAQLAPESSYQKLHNEANAKFDEVVGKHSL; encoded by the coding sequence ATGAACTACTTCACTGTTAAGCAAAGCTATTACACTGGTGATTATAAGCAAACTTTGCAAGAGGTTGCaaagttcaacaaagtcTCAGACGACCAGTTAACTTTCTATAAAAATAGTGCTTCCTTGGCACTAGGCCAACTGGCTAGCACAGGTGGCTCCAGTCCACTTGAAAGGGCTTTTGAGACATATGCCAACTTCCTGCAATCTAGAGACATAACACAATTGCAAGAATCGATCTCCAAAGAAGCTAGCTCGCCATTTGAACTTCACGTACTCGCCTCTGCGGAGGCAGTCCTGggaaactttgaagataGTCTGCAAACATGTGTAGCTGGGATTGATAATGACGAACAACTGGGAACACCTGAACTGCTGCTACTTGCAGTTGAAGTTGCTCTCTTGAACGGGCAGGCTTCCATTGCCTCGACAATGCTCGACAATTACATTAGTGCCAATGAGGACCACATTTCTAGCGAGGACGAACTAATTTTGAACCAGGCTGAATCTTACGTCAAGTACGCAACAAACAAAGAGACTACGAGATCTAACTTCTACTACTTCGAAGAACTGGCCCAAACTTTCCCAACCTGGAAGACCCAACTGGGGCTTTTGAATTTGCACCTTCAGCAAGGAAACATCCCCGAGGCGGAAGCTGTAGTCGACCTCCTACAGTCCGAGTACTACACAGAGGGCCAGAAAGAGGTTGCCAAGCTTTACAGACCACAATTCCTAGCCAGTAAGATCACATTGTCAATCGCTCGTAAAGACGGTAAAGCGGACGAATTGAGGGCAGAATTGGCGCAATTGGCTCCTGAGAGTAGCTATCAGAAGCTCCATAATGAGGCTAATGCCAAATTCGACGAAGTCGTGGGCAAACACAGTTTGTAG
- the THS1 gene encoding threonine--tRNA ligase THS1 (similar to Saccharomyces cerevisiae THS1 (YIL078W); ancestral locus Anc_7.280), whose translation MSSEEATGQVKNLSLKDNKGEAKAAKPNKKSKQQSLYLEPQPGFIDDRIQLFEDLKKKYDEKVASMPRVPLKIVLKDGSVKEGTAWETTPMDIAKEIAKSLPDRLCIAKVNNQLWDLDRPFEGEEGEEIKVQLLDFESEEGKKVFWHSSAHVLGEACECNLGAHICLGPPTDDGFFYEFAVRDSMKPVEGEERTVSQNDFPALEGVAKNVIKQKQKFERLVMSKEDLLKMFHYSKYKTYLVNTKIPDGGSTTVYRCGSLIDLCTGPHIPNTGRIKAFKLLKNSSCYFLGESDNDSLQRVYGIAFPDKKLMDAHLKFLAEASMRDHRKIGKEQELFLFHEMSPGSCFWLPHGTRIYNKLVDLMRGEYNKRGYEEVITPNMYNSKLWETSGHWGNYKDNMFTFEVEKDTFGLKPMNCPGHCLMFKSRERSYRELPWRVADFGVIHRNEFSGALSGLTRVRRFQQDDAHIFCTQDQIGQEIEDIFDFLKFVYGVFGFEFKMELSTRPEKFVGEIETWNKAESTLEAALRNWGGDWELNPGDGAFYGPKIDIKISDALRRWHQCATIQLDFQLPSRFELEFKAKDNEVGGENYERPVMIHRAILGSVERMTAILTEHFAGKWPFWLSPRQVLLVPVGVKYQQYAQEVRDKLHNAGFYADVDLTGNTLQKKVRNGQMLKYNFIFIVGEQEMNENSVNIRNRDVMEQQGKNATVEVNVVLDQLKKLAEEKRADNMLS comes from the coding sequence ATGAGCTCTGAAGAGGCCACCGGACAGGTGAAAAACCTGTCCTTGAAGGACAATAAAGGTGAGGCAAAAGCTGCAAAACCAAACAAGAAGTCTAAGCAACAGTCGTTGTATTTGGAACCACAACCAGgattcatcgatgatagaattcaattgtttgaagatCTAAAAAAGAAATACGACGAGAAAGTGGCCTCGATGCCTCGTGttccattgaagattgtcTTGAAGGATGGTTCTGTCAAGGAAGGTACTGCATGGGAAACTACTCCAATGGATATTGCCAAGGAAATTGCCAAATCTTTACCTGATAGACTCTGTATTGCTAAGGTGAACAACCAACTGTGGGATTTGGATAGACCATTTGAAGGCGAAGAGGGCGAAGAGATTAAAGTGCAACTTTTGGACTTCGAATCTGAGGAAGGTAAGAAAGTTTTCTGGCATTCTTCTGCCCACGTTCTGGGTGAAGCTTGTGAATGTAACTTGGGAGCTCATATCTGTTTGGGACCCCCAACCGATGATGGGTTTTTCTACGAATTTGCCGTCAGAGATAGTATGAAACCAGTCGAAGGTGAAGAGAGAACTGTTTCTCAAAACGATTTCCCAGCTTTAGAAGGTGTTGCCAAAAATGTTATTAAGCAAAAGCAAAAATTCGAAAGGTTGGTCATGTCTAAGGAAGACCTATTGAAGATGTTCCATTACTCTAAGTACAAGACTTACTTAGTCAACACTAAGATCCCAGATGGAGGTTCTACTACCGTTTACCGTTGTGGTTCCCTAATTGACTTGTGCACTGGTCCACATATTCCAAATACCGGTCGTATTAAGGCTTTCAAGCTTCTGAAGAACTCGTCATGTTACTTTCTTGGTGAATCAGACAACgactctttgcaaagagtcTACGGTATTGCTTTCCCAGACAAAAAGTTGATGGATGCgcatttgaaatttttggctGAAGCCTCTATGAGAGATCACAGAAAGATTGGTAAGGAACAAGAATTGTTCTTATTTCATGAAATGTCTCCAGGTTCGTGTTTCTGGCTACCTCACGGAACCAGGATTTACAACAAGTTGGTGGACTTGATGAGAGGTGAGTACAATAAGAGAGGCTACGAAGAAGTCATTACTCCAAACATGTATAACTCCAAGTTGTGGGAAACTTCAGGTCATTGGGGTAACTACAAGGACAACATGTTCAcatttgaagttgaaaaggaCACTTTTGGGTTAAAGCCAATGAACTGTCCAGGTCATTGTTTGATGTTCAAATCCAGAGAACGTTCATACAGAGAATTGCCTTGGAGAGTTGCCGATTTTGGTGTCATTCACAGAAACGAATTTTCAGGTGCTCTATCTGGTTTGACTCGTGTTAGAAGGTTCCAACAGGATGATGCTCATATCTTCTGTACCCAAGATCAAATCggacaagaaattgaagacatctttgatttcttgaagtttgtCTACGGTGTCTTTGGTTTCGAGTTCAAGATGGAACTATCTACAAGACCTGAAAAGTTTGTTGGTGAGATAGAAACATGGAACAAGGCCGAGTCCACCTTAGAAGCtgctttgagaaattgggGTGGTGACTGGGAGTTGAACCCAGGTGATGGTGCCTTCTACGGTCCAAAGATTGATATCAAGATCTCTGACGCTTTAAGAAGATGGCATCAATGCGCCACAATCCAACTGGATTTCCAATTGCCAAGCAGATTCGAATTGGAATTTAAGGCTAAGGATAACGAAGTTGGTGGTGAGAACTACGAAAGACCTGTGATGATTCATCGTGCTATCCTAGGTTCCGTGGAGAGAATGACTGCTATCTTGACTGAACACTTCGCTGGTAAGTGGCCATTTTGGTTATCGCCTCGTCAAGTTCTCCTAGTTCCAGTCGGTGTCAAATACCAACAGTACGCTCAAGAAGTGCGCGACAAATTGCACAACGCTGGTTTCTACGCCGATGTTGACTTGACCGGTAATACACTACAAAAGAAGGTCAGAAACGGTCAAATGTTGAAGTACAACTTTATCTTCATTGTCGGTGAACAAGAGATGAACGAAAACTCCGTCAACATTAGAAACAGAGATGTTATGGAGCAACAAGGAAAGAACGCTACCGTTGAAGTCAATGTCGTCCTAGACcaactgaagaagctggccgaagagaagagagctGATAACATGCTATCCTAA
- the RCI37 gene encoding Rci37p (similar to Saccharomyces cerevisiae YIL077C; ancestral locus Anc_7.279): protein MSDNSSPKESAAMMKQPWFREAYKAAMEFYKIDDQLDSRDRLELSKAYQSITRAEFLGGWVGFSGVFLTPFAYRFYKTNAIKGVKVPRNFMLGLLVMFGSSQLAGNYMFSRQLSNLDPDGTLANRNSYDDEGSSPEHKTNAQRQYEMMRLLNNGSAARWAAYFHMTHQDPGRRLPNPEEKLKALKQGLNVQNSSFMNQRDPMGLYSGPAFDKKEGIPDYKRKTSTDDTNGETTNASDLTNSWETIRREGNAPGSSWDRVRQNNGANDNGTQSPTEYQHDEEDDPFDTVVQPSQSDFDQLLEKERNGEDTYQ, encoded by the coding sequence ATGAGTGATAACTCGAGTCCCAAAGAAAGTGCTGCCATGATGAAGCAGCCGTGGTTCCGAGAGGCTTATAAAGCTGCTATGGAATTTTACAAGATTGATGATCAACTGGACTCCCGAGATAGACTTGAGCTTTCTAAAGCATACCAATCAATCACTAGAGCAGAGTTTCTAGGCGGATGGGTTGGGTTCTCTGGTGTCTTTTTGACACCTTTTGCCTACCGATTTTATAAGACGAATGCTATTAAGGGCGTGAAAGTACCCAGGAACTTTATGCTGGGGCTTTTAGTCATGTTTGGGTCTTCACAACTTGCTGGGAACTATATGTTCTCCCGACAATTGTCTAATCTGGATCCTGATGGTACTTTGGCAAACAGGAACAGCTACGATGACGAAGGCTCCTCTCCTGAGCACAAGACGAACGCCCAAAGACAGTATGAGATGATGAGACTACTCAACAACGGTTCTGCTGCTCGCTGGGCAGCTTATTTCCACATGACTCATCAGGATCCAGGACGAAGGCTACCCAATCCTGAAGAAAAGCTCAAGGCGTTGAAACAGGGTCTCAATGTTCAAAACAGTTCCTTCATGAACCAGAGAGATCCCATGGGATTATACTCAGGACCAGCTTtcgacaagaaagaagGTATTCCTGACTACAAGCGTAAGACTTCGACTGACGATACGAATGGAGAGACCACCAATGCCAGTGACCTGACGAATTCTTGGGAGACGATACGCCGGGAAGGTAACGCACCTGGCTCATCGTGGGACAGGGTGAGACAAAATAATGGCGCTAACGACAATGGAACGCAAAGTCCTACGGAGTATCAAcatgacgaagaagatgatccaTTTGACACTGTGGTTCAACCTAGCCAATCTGATTTCGATCAGTTATTAGAGAAGGAAAGGAATGGAGAAGATACGTATCAGTAA
- the GID12 gene encoding Gid12p (similar to Saccharomyces cerevisiae YDL176W; ancestral locus Anc_7.283), which produces MILRKSRGIYVKKISFAVSTPCNAKGKPSGYRLVEYSDKGLSILPHEKDDLRSDIDINVQAFCYLKPRDRTIVPSYVNESLMDSSDYMVVAKSSGFVEIIQDFNYKSQNGLTLSPDYVLKCTPEGFPELRCDSMVAGLQYLEGLLYCCMCSGKIYVYVLNLPHDYVQAESSIVTGQHPELFYRNRNPDSSLGRDSRSLEEATFYLNMRFTGRSRLKHICYYLLPMEPDHVSTSPSVFVFGQSYKDSFIYKPSIYVELDQGLTVFRLNPLDRLSFFTVSPRSALMIRKIMLPMVYVDFFVSFVSKKKIYQEMKPEEIVSWDKVAQSMGYECLTTWIQQDPLHELENTGSFAWEELARYAGISTLRTIIVWIQRQGHDKDDISKLFRRDDVPNGREGGPSSTSESSLPRRLRADMVFRRYDLREPVDLPCSGNWRLDSFVRGIRKNTFTVDFKVVQSFSYLAQDDVQLEAVGDERTRTSFLTDSYRHMDIVCIDRYLSLSVFRPRYDDVALIKIDTFQGDLPHKLPFTNETMALRSVLSNFSSFKKLFMLTDAHCMVLDTHGVLLIDRLAFADTKNTEVPTHAIKVAPFDIGLISDAILVVTRLDISPCDAEVVYQLIITCIPGQILALEGTFSHNSNIGKLVCSDSLRLKRKDRFVDQICLINYESQGAERKRISGEVDYPIITKRSRWE; this is translated from the coding sequence ATGATACTGAGGAAATCGAGAGGCATCTATGTCAAAAAGATCAGTTTTGCTGTCTCCACTCCTTGTAATGCGAAGGGGAAACCATCAGGCTACCGATTAGTGGAGTATAGCGATAAGGGACTTTCTATACTCCCTcatgagaaagatgatttacGCTCTGACATCGATATTAATGTACAAGCTTTCTGCTATTTGAAACCAAGAGATAGAACTATTGTACCTTCTTATGTGAATGAAAGTTTAATGGACTCGTCCGATTACATGGTTGTGGCCAAATCAAGTGGATTTGTCGAGATAATTCAGGATTTCAATTATAAGTCACAAAATGGTTTAACATTGAGCCCTGATTATGTCCTTAAATGTACTCCTGAAGGTTTTCCCGAATTACGCTGTGACTCTATGGTTGCAGGTCTCCAATATTTGGAAGGTTTGCTATACTGCTGTATGTGTTCCGGAAAGATTTACGTATATGTGCTGAATTTACCTCATGATTATGTCCAAGCTGAGAGTTCAATTGTTACAGGACAGCATCCAGAGTTATTCTATCGCAATCGAAATCCAGATTCTTCTCTTGGTCGAGATTCTCGCTCTCTGGAAGAAGCCACATTCTATTTAAACATGAGATTTACTGGAAGATCAAGGCTAAAACATATTTGCTATTATCTTCTCCCGATGGAACCGGACCATGTAAGCACTTCCCCTTCAGTGTTTGTATTTGGCCAATCTTATAAGGACAGTTTCATCTACAAGCCTTCAATATATGTCGAACTGGATCAAGGTTTAACAGTGTTTCGACTTAATCCTCTAGACCGGCTTAGCTTTTTTACGGTATCACCTCGCTCTGCACTAATGATCAGAAAGATAATGCTGCCAATGGTGTACGTCGATTTTTTTGTTTCATTTGTcagtaagaagaagatatatcaagagatgaagcctgaagaaattgtttCGTGGGATAAAGTTGCTCAATCGATGGGGTATGAATGTCTTACCACTTGGATACAGCAAGATCCTTTGcatgagcttgaaaatacGGGATCATTTGCAtgggaagaattggctAGGTACGCTGGCATATCGACTTTACGCACAATTATTGTATGGATTCAAAGGCAGGGACATGATAAGGACGATATATCCAAGCTTTTCCGTCGAGACGATGTACCGAATGGTCGCGAAGGTGGTCCAAGCAGTACTTCAGAATCAAGTCTACCCCGTAGGCTTAGAGCAGATATGGTGTTTAGAAGATATGATTTGAGAGAACCTGTTGATCTCCCTTGCTCAGGTAATTGGAGATTGGACTCGTTTGTACGAGGCATCAGAAAGAATACCTTTACAGtggatttcaaagttgTACAGTCTTTCTCCTACCTAGCTCAGGATGATGTTCAACTTGAGGCCGTTGGAGATGAACGTACTCGAACTTCGTTTTTAACGGACAGCTACAGACACATGGATATAGTGTGCATCGATAGATACCTATCGCTGAGCGTATTCCGACCAAGGTACGATGATGTTGCCTTGATCAAGATAGACACTTTTCAGGGTGATCTTCCTCATAAGCTTCCATTTACAAATGAAACGATGGCGCTGCGAAGCGTTCTAAGTAATTTCTCGTCATTCAAGAAGCTATTCATGCTCACAGATGCCCACTGTATGGTTTTGGACACCCATGGAGTTCTGCTGATAGACCGTCTAGCCTTTGCTGATACAAAGAACACGGAGGTTCCTACCCATGCTATTAAAGTAGCACCATTTGACATTGGTCTAATAAGTGACGCCATACTGGTTGTTACGCGATTGGATATATCGCCTTGTGACGCTGAAGTAGtatatcaattgatcattACATGCATTCCGGGTCAGATACTGGCACTTGAAGGGACTTTCTCGCATAATTCAAACATTGGGAAGCTAGTTTGTAGTGATTCCTTGAGACTCAAGAGAAAGGACAGGTTCGTTGATCAAATCTGTCTAATAAACTACGAATCGCAAGGTGCTGAAAGGAAGCGAATCTCTGGAGAAGTAGATTACCCAATAATTACGAAAAGGAGTCGATGGGAATAG